The following DNA comes from Solea senegalensis isolate Sse05_10M linkage group LG10, IFAPA_SoseM_1, whole genome shotgun sequence.
TCCTAAATtaactgtatttgtgtgtgtgtgtgtgtgtgtcatagaaAAGGAGATTCAACTGTTTTCAAAGCTCACACTGCCACTGTACGCAGTGTTGCTTTCTCCAATGACGGTCAGAGACTGGTGACGGCGTCTGATGACAAGTCGGTCAAAGTATGGAGCGTTCGTCGACAGTGCTTTCTCTATTCGCTGAATCAGCACACGAATTGGGTGCGCTGTGCCAGGTACTGaaccattaaaaatgaaatttgaatgttattgatttattgtagTCCCATATCATAATAGGAAGTTAAACATTCTCTTTTACAAGTGAGATCTGGTCCAGACAGGGTCTGTTAGCAGCATCACACATGCAATGGAACAACCATGTCAACAACAAGTCATTTCAAAACGAAGGTGAAGAACAAAGTGCAATATTTAGTCGTACATTTGTCAGTTAATTTAAGCAACATAATGAATTTCCCCAGTGCAATCTATGTGAAGTctcatgttttaaacatgtgtaaacCCGCCCAGCAAAATCAATGAACTCTTTTCCTTGTTACTACTAGAGGAGATTCCTCTTTTTATATTCCTCCAGTGAGTTGTCTTCATTTTCAAAGCATAAACAACATGTGTTTACAGATCGGACTGTAGTCGGATATGTCAGAACAGATTTGCAGcagttttatttcctctcattCGGTACAACTTTCATATCTGTTCCTTCCTGCAGGTTCTCTTCAGATGGGCgcctcatcacttcctgtggggACGACCGTTCTGTCCGGCTCTGGGACACTTCCACCAAACACTGCATCAACTGTTTCACCGACTATGGCGGGTAAGTCCTGAAGGCAGCTTACGAGAACAACAGGCAGTTCGAGCCTGCTTCAATTTTGACATCAGTAGGAATATTGTGACAAATATTGCTTTGTTTTGGACACTTTTggactaattattattattttgagttacactgacactgaaataaagaagaaattgTTTGATaagaaaatggttaaaaaaacccTGCCACAGAAAGGGTAAGAGGCTAAAACGAAGAGTCTGTCAGTGATAtggatacatttttttgtgtgcctACATTCCGTATATGGTTGTATAAGTACTCTTCATTAACAAGTCACTGTGACATGTGACAAAAGCTGtaaatttagtttttacttGAGAGAAAATTCTAAATCCAACAGAAAAGTTCTCCTGAAATACTTGCACAAACCACTTGGAACGAAAATCTGTTCATATGAATGATCCTTTCATGAGGCCTAGTGTTTTTATCTTTGTAGATCAGCAACGTGGGTTGACTTCAACTCCAACGGCACCTGCATTGCATCTTCAGGAGATGACCGTTCATTGAAAATTTGGGATTTACGGACCAACAAGCTGATTCAACATTATCAGGGTATGTTTAAAGTGTCATATCCAGAATATTTTCAACGTTTTCTCTCTGACggcactaaaataaaaagttccTGGCTGTATTTCCAGGTTATAAGTTTATTCTGTGTGACATTAAAGCTTATTCTATTTACTGAAGTGACTTGCCTTTGTGTGCGCACATGCATTTATTAGGTTGTGAGGACATATTTTGGCACACAATCAttgttgtgaggacatgttgacaTTGTGAGGTCCTCATAACTTCAAAAAGGTGTTTGGAAGATTCAAATTGGTTTTAGGCTTATAATTAAGCTTGGCATGAGATAAAATGTGACTTTCTGAAGAGCATGGGGTCATCTGACCTCATTTTGATAAAAACGCAAGTTTCTTGCTTAAAAAGCTTTTTATCAatatgtcaaatttaaaatctGAAATGGACTGTATTGAAATGAATTGTCATATACAAATGTTTTTAGTCAAGAAAAAGCCTTAATTATCAAAATTAATAAAGGATTCATCACCTCTCTGTAGGGTGAAGATAGGAGTTGGGTTAGGCATTTAAGTGACATGGTCAAGGTTAGAAAAATGAGTTGCATTGACTCTTCATGAGTTTCCTCACAGTTATAGAGAGATGctcttgtgtgcatgtgtgtttcatctgtATACTTCTGTGCATTCAGTCCACAGTGCAGAAATCAATAGCTTTTCCTTCCATCCGTCGGACAATTACCTGATCAGTGGTTCCAGTGACGGCACTGTGAAGATCCTGGACCTGCTGGAAGGACGTCTCATCTACACCCTACATGGACACAAGGTTCACACTATAGGCAGTATAATTGCAgctccttttatttattgatgatgTTGTCACCAACATTGTTCCCTGTGTTTGACAGGGTGCTGTGATGACGGTTACCTTTTCCAGAACTGGAGAACTCTTTGCCTCGGGGGGAGCTGATCGTGAGGTTGGTGTTTGATTGATTCAATAATGACCCTGTTTCCCTCATTCTTATCAATAGCTTATAACTTCACAGGTATCCTTTTGTTTCCTGAAGTAGAACATGTAAGGAACTTTGGTCCCTTGTTTTGTTAGGTGCTGTTGTGGAGGACAAACTTTGACACCAAGTCCTACCAAGATGTCCTACAACAACACAGCCGCAGGTCCACCCCTGATCCTCCACCTCACCTGTCTGACATCCACCCGAGGGTACCTCATCTTCATCACCCACAGTCAGCAACTATTCAGGTCAGTTCAGATTTATTTAACGATATGGTCTGAAATCTGTTTCTGAAACagtttttttatcttgtttgtcTCCTTTATAATCTGGGAGACATAAAAAATGAAGTTGCCTGGGAAGCTTTAACAGGTAAATGATAGTTCTTTTATAGTTCTTTATCTCCACAGATCAATCCAGTTGTGACAGACACTCAGTCCGCTAACCCACGTGTCGTAGAGCTGGGCAGAACCTTTCACAGCACCACGGTAAgacattattacatttacagtgaCCTATTCACAAGACAGGAAGCCAAGTCACACTGATCATATTTATCTGCGTTACTTTATTTACCTGTACTGAATGCCAGTTCTTGTGTTCAGCTGAACTTAGCAAGCGAATATGACACATATaggaaattcacatttaaagggaGATGCACGCTGTTacttaataacaataataataacaagtattattattataataataataataataacttagattTATAAAATGCCATTCACAAAacccaatccaaatgccaatacATTTCAGAATTTCAGTCCAAATTCACCTGTATCTGCAGCACATTCAGCTGTTATTGTCCTCAGAAGCTGCTCTCATGTATGAGGCACTGCAGACTCATGGGATAGTGTAGTGCTCTCAAAACTAAAacgtctttatttatttctttaattcaTTTGGTTTCAGCCCCGACCATGATTTTGTACGCCTAAAGCTAGCATGGCATGATTGCCTGATGAATTAAAACCAGGATTTTCTTATTTTGAATTAAGAGCAACAATCTTAATTCAGTCATCGGCTCATCAAGattataatgttttatataCACTGCCACATGGTTAGTTTTTACCTGTGTCAACAGCCGCATAGACAGTATGAAGTGGCTTTCATGAGccctcagctgcagctgctgtgatcTCCATGGTTACTTTTATTTAGACCATATTTTAGATCATGACCACCAGGTGGCAATGTGGGTCTGTCTTAAGTCATGGCATCCTCATGCATCCGCGAAGGCCATCTCAAAGATCCTAGTGCAAAGTAACGAACTGTAACGAAGTCTGTGGTTGCACTTGTATTCTTAGGATTAGAAACAGATACCAGACACAATAGAAAGAGACACCTGCTCTCAGGAAACGTATCTGTAGAACTACACTGCGGCATTGTGATTCTGCACCCTGGAGACTTAAGACCATTGTTGTAACCTTTGAATGCAGAAAATAGGACCGCTTCGACTGTGTCTcaataaatgaattgatttttttttttttttttttgttacaaaagaaaatataatcattattaCAAACAGTCAAGAACAGCACATTGTTTATTAGTCCCTGGAAactattgtaaaaaaaaaaatagtaatgcTAAACATTTGAGACGACTCAAACTAGACAAGTGAACATTCTTCACAATAGTTTCCTTCAAACTTGGCATTCATCACAGTAACTCTATAATGAGTTACAGAGGCTTTACATGTGTGAAATTCCAAATTAGGCCTTGCACATGTGTTGTCACATTCAACCATATAAGAAGTGTGATTTGTTAGATTTTGTAACTAAACAATGTTGCCTTCTGTCGCTTTCGTGCTTTGGGACGCATTACACATTAAGTGTATTTGTCCAACTTTTCTAGTCGCCTTCTTGTTTTCCTGTTGACCCACAAACTTTGTGAATGCCAGCGTTGTTTTCCAGATCTTTCCTGTCTGTAGGGTGATTATTGTTGCTCGGGGGCACCTTCTGGGGCGACATTGCACTGACCCAATTTTGAACTTGAGTTGCAAAtttgcattttatatatatatatatatatatatatatatatatatatatatatatatatatatatatatatatatatatatatatatatatatatatatatacatacatacatacgtatatatatatatctatatatgtatatatgtatatgtatatatatatatatatatatatacatacatatatatatatctatatatgtatatatatatatgtatatatatgtatatatatatatatgtatatatatatatgtatatatatatatgtatatatgtatatgtatatatatatatgtatatatatgtatatatatatatatatatatgtgtatatatatatgtatatatatatatatgtatatatatatatatgtatatatatatgtatatatatatatatatatatatatgtatatatatatatgtatatatatatgtatatatatatgtatatatatatatatgtatatatatatgtatatatatatgtatatatatatatgtatatatatatatatgtatatatatatatgtatatatatatatgtatatatatatatgtatatatatatatgtatatatgtatatatatatatatatatatatatatgtgtatatatatatgtatatatgtatatatatgtatatatatatatatatgtatatatatatatatatatatatgtgtatatatatatgtgtatatatatgtatatatatgtatatatatatgtatatatatatgtatatatatatatatgtatatatatatatgtatatatatatatgtatatatatgtatatatatatatatatatgtatatatatatatatatatatatgtatatatatatatatgtatatgtatatgtatatatatatatatatatgtatatgtgtatatatatatatatatatatgtgtatatatatatgtatatatatatatatatatcttcaaacaaaaaatacttgGATCAAGGTGATTTATCAAtttctgagataaaaaaaaatacacattttatatttggaTGACCATTTTCTGGTCTTTCAACAACCTGCAACCTACTAATTTCCACAATATGCATGTTGTGTTATGCatagtgttgtttgtttttgtacattggAAGAAGTTAaggacatattttatttatatttcctgTAGCAGATACTGTCATTTTGCTGCAGGCGTTTCTTTTTAGTGCGTGAAGGTCTTTAGAGTTCACGGCACTGTTGATAGACTAACAtggaaaaatgttatttgctaTGACCTTTATTATAAAGTGACTTGTTCTTAGATTAGGCAACTTGTCGCAGAAACATGAATGAAAGTAACTATTGGAGCATTGTTAATGTCCACGTAGTGTGGCACCCCACTTCTCTTAGTGTGTCTCCTTCCTTGCCGTTGGCTGGTGGAAAGAAATGAATGATATAAATGAAACAAGCCAAGTGTAATTCATTTAGATTGAGGCCAAGCCAGATGGTGATTTTGGTTCAGGAGTCCAGTAAACACATGACTACAGAAGAGCCATTCATGACTCGAAATGTTCTGACATTAACAATGATCATTCATAGCATGATTAAATATAACACTGTAGTAGCTTTTACTCATACTCAATCACAtattgttttggaaaaaaaaactaacaaactgATGAATCAAATATCATAATGACTTTTAATAGATTGCATATCGATGAATTGTTGCTGCCCTAGCTAACTAAGTGGCAGCCACTATGGCTGAATGGATATAGAAAATGATGCTACCCACAGGagactacaaaaacaaacaacctttTGGTAACATAACTTTCTGGGAGAGACTTTGCACTTCTGTGAGTGATACCACAGAATGAAATCATTTAGAATGTGGTTGGGTGATGTTTCTGTCTCAAGTCATTCATCTCCCGTGTGTCAAAGAGTGGAACCGTTTGATTTGAGTTGCTGCTGTGCAGTTGAATGTAGGGTCTGTAGGATTTGGCTCCTCTACCTTgtccctcccttcctctttttttctactTCGTTCCCCTTTTTCATTCTCAGTCATGTGGAAGGAAATTGTCTTTGCTCCCCTGTATGAATCGCTCAAGCATGCCTGAATGGAAAGGCCCGTGAGAGCTGGGAATCGAGATCAGAGAGATGTGGAGATAGCAGGAATCCACGTGCCAGTGTTCTGGCCCCCTGGGGGCGCTTACCAGGGAGCAGCAaccacagaagcagcagcaacagcagccatAGCTCTAATAATAGACTAGCTGAAGTTCTGCCTGTCTATTTAACTCACTGCACTTTGGTGTCACACAGAGTTAACCCATCAGTTTCATCCTTGCCACAAATAGAAAGATGAATGTTGGTTCCATACATGAATTCAAAGGCAGACATTCATGCACATCCATGCCTCTGATATTAATGGCagcctgtgtgtttatgtgtgtcacTTGTTTCACTGTGTGTAGGTGTAAATGCAGCTGATTGAAGCAGGATTTGCGCTTCTCCAAAGAGGCACAAACATCCTGATACTGAGAAGGGTGTTGTGGGTAACTGTAGGTCACATGAGCCGACTCGCACACCTCCCAGACGTCACGTTGTGCAAACCTGTGCTTAAGTGGGACGGCTGGTTTATCCAGACTTCCTGTCGGGGGGCAGGTATGAAATGATGAGCTGATGGACAGGGTTAATTGCACTGTATAAATGAGGCGTATGAAGGCCTCTTTAAGTATGTACGTAGTATGTAGTTGCATGAGACACAGGTGCATAGTTAGCTAGAGCAGAGAACCAGCTTGTGATGCAGTTGCTTGCCTTCAGTGAAAAACCAGCAAGGACATagagaaacacagattttgGCCACTTAAATCATGTGTCTGCTAAGTGGAATGTTTCGATTTGGTATTGTACGGGTACAcacttttttcctgttttatgtaggaatagtaccaaaataaccggccccaactgttccattctttgtcACCCTTTATTCTTTGTGAATGATGGGATGCACACAGACATACGTATCGATGAGCAAAGCTGTTCAGAGGAAAAAGTGGTGCTGCATCcttgtctttgtttcctttttaatgTGTTAGATCAGTGAAGCTGACGCAACTTCAGTGGTCTTTGCGGCACacaggttttggttgcttagtaacaaaGACATGACAGAAGGGCAACCCCACAACCATCTCTGCCTTCTTCCATACCTTTTCCAATCATTTTTAGATGCTGCATGTGGGCAGCCCCTAAGACTCCAGCACAAACGCACTGCCCAGCAgatttattgttcttttttatgaCGTTAATAAATCTGTTGCTATTTTAAGATACTGTGGGATAACTTATCATATTATTGCCCAACCATACTGAGTAACTCATACACCCACACAAAATGATATAAGCTATCTTTTTAATATCTCCTGTGtatgtttgttcttgttgtgtattgcagtgatttgaatttgcttAGTCGTGTCGTTTTTTGCTTGTAATGTTTGCGTGTGACTCATAGGGCATTGGAGTGTGAATGTTTGAGTGTGAGGGTCATTCCTGTTTTGATTGGTTCAAAGCAGGGAGCCCCCAGTGCTACTCCTCCTGTCAGCTCGCATCACCTGATCTCCATTACAGGGGAAACTCTCCTTTCACTTCCTCCTTTCCTCTTGTCTTCCCTTAcggccatttcctcctcctacCAGTGTTGCTGATGTCTTCAGAGTGCTTTCCCTTCCGCCCTGCACCTGTTTCCCCTCCATCGCACTAATAGGTCCAAGTGTGGGCTagagcagaaagagagagagagaaggggataGGAGAGCCTGACAGACAAATGGAGAGAGGCTAGGGAGATGCACATAACCTGAGGTGGGTATGTGGGGGTGGTGAGATGGGGAAGTTCCTGCAGTCAGTGTTTCTCCTGCTTCTGGAACCTTCATGTCCTTAATTTTACGGTCATCTCCTCTTATCTGGAATACATTATAGGCATGGCTAAAATACATGGACACAGGAAAATCTATGCCAACTTAAGTTTACGATACATCAAGAACACATTTACCTTGGTGTTGGACAgtcttttccaacaggaagctAAAGTTTTTAAACCGCTCagtctcctgcaccaaagtccatttaGGAAAGTCCGTCtccttgtctgtgtttgtggtgaTTAGATTGCAGAAGATCAGATTTGGTTacttgggtgtgtgtgtgtgtgtgcgcgcgtgcgtgcatGCTTTTGTACTCTCTGTGAGTGAGTTTATAATTTTGTGCCATCCCTTTTTAAGTGTCTCCGTTCAGGTACATCCCCATCAACTGTGATTCTGTCACGCCATGCATTCTTGCATGCTTGTGTAATTGCACAGCGTGTACACGTCTAAGTTTACACAGATGACCTCGCCACCACCTCTCTCTAGCTTCCTGTGCCAAAGAAGTAAAGGGATATTGAATGGCCTGGAGGTTTAGATACCAGATTAAAGTGCTGTAGAGGAGAACATGAGTGTCAAGATGTGACGGAAATGAGCTAAAGATAGTAGCAGCTCTTGGGGGTAGAGTGAGGGTGGAGGTTCACTTTCCATCAGGACACAGGCTCCTAGAAGCTGCACAGAATCCTCACAGTCTCATGCATATTCACACTTGAATACACTCTGGTACAGTCAGGCaaacacactcacgcacacccATTCGGAAGCATTATCAGACACATTCCCTCATACTTAATTCTCTAACACGGAACAACCTTACCTGacttgtgtttacactgtgtaGTTATTTTCGCAGCTGCGTCTGCTACAGTAATAGTGTGACTGCCGaacagtgtgacactgtgtaGCTCACCTataaatttcacattttgacaaTAAGGAAGCCAAGGTTTGATTTTAAGGAACTGGAGCATTGGGCTTGGGTGCCAAAAACCTAcggattgatttatttgtagtattggccgatacaatatcagcacgaatcatacatactttaattacttattttgtagtgtggaatgttagaattgATCAAgggatattacttaaacagagagcaatagtcagcaacagtaggtatgaggaaaaactgacccatttattattaaccaatgggttacataaattttaaccttcaacataagaatatttgattttttgccATGAGTAGCACACACATGCtattgttgtgatcatgtgggaTCTGCAAAGCCCACTAATCACAACAGGCACTGCTAGATTGAACTGCTGGAGTGGAATGGACTGGTTGTATAATCCGATactcgttttttggctgatatccgATATatgatatcaatatcagattGGGACCTCCCAAAAATAATTGCATAACATACCAAACTGGAAAAAATTGCTTGGTGGAAATTAGGCTAACGACAAACACTGCTTTGCTACCTCCAGCAGCAGGCGTAAAGTACAAACAGTAATATAAGACAGTCATGGGAGTCCCTCCCTCTAGTGGTCAGAAAGCTGTAATGCAGCTGCAGGACCTTTTGATAAGACATGGTGTAACTGAAAACTAGCCTGCACAGTCAGTGGAAACAAGTTCCTAGTCCCCCACCACACATCCTGTAATGCTGCATTTTGCTATCCCTGCAGTGACTCCAGTCGCCTTGGTGGTGGCATGCAAGTGTCCAAAAACTTGATCTTCCTCATGAAAAATACAAGAGGCAGGACAAGCCTTATCACTAATTCAGGAGGAGTCTCTCTTCGGATTCTCATCTGCCCACCTCTCCCCTCCTCACCCTTCCTGTTGTCACTCTTGTATCATCTCAATCTTAGGCAGCATTCAGAAAGCAGGTGTTCACCTGAGGCCCATGCCTTTGCAACGACTCCATATACAGATCTTTAGATGAAAAATCCACCTATTCACACTACAAGAAtaagttttttctttgttaatgCCAATCTCATCATCATTCTGTTGTGCTTTGAGTATAACTGAGGTCTTAGTGGATGGACTGCTTCAGACTAACGAGTCCTGGCATTTAGTGCAGAGGCGTGTTTAAGAGTTTATTATTTAGGCCAATTTTCAACGGTGAACCCcatgtaaaacaaagcaaaaaacaagTGGTGCATGAGATGCAGCATATTAGTCACACCTGTCATCACACTGCACATGCCTCCAGTGTGGGTTGGGAGTGAGGCTAAAACAGTACTATTTTCAAGGATGTTCCTTAAATCTTCTTTCTCAGGATACATCATTTCatctgtactttgttttttctccttaactttgcttttgtttcttaGTTTCTCTCTAAGAGCTTATTGTAGGAAACCCAACCTTTCCACATCTGACCGAACCTCACATCCTTTGATGCGCTGTCACGAGGGTGAATGCATCCTCTGGGGTTTCTAATGGGAACACACTGACATTCGCTTCATGCAGAGACTTACCAAGCCAGTTGGGGCAAATGTGTTGCATTGTCCCTGCCTGGAGAAGTGGGTCGTAAACTGGGATTGGAGATGAAAATAGACTTTAGATGAGATAAATAAGAGCAGACAATTAGTTAATTATGATGGTTGaagagaaaacaataacattcaGAAGTATTTGTGGTAGCCTAGCCGCATAGTTTTTAAAGATTCTTTCTTTGAGTTATGGGATTTAGCTCTTATTAGCCTTTGCCATTCTTGTTGTGTTTAAACCTCAGTGAAGGGGAAAAATGGAAATTGTGTCAATTTGTCAGACGTTGGTGCAGGGGAATGAACAGCTTACGAAGTGACactaacttcagtttccagtcaaaaatTGGCTGGAATGGCAAGATGAAGTGGTGAACGTAGTGCACAGATTTTACGTGGTGATCATTTGTTCAGTGAAAGGCCCAAGTGTGAGGTGGTGACTATGTGACAGTACTCTATACAACCACAACCTTAAGAGTGTGTTTAACAATTCCAGTGGCTTTTTTACTTGGGAATGATACTAGTTACTAGTAAGTAATATATGCTTCTGATGATAACCTAAATTGCAGTGGATGATGATATATTGAGGCcaaacaaatgtatattttttttatagttctGTGTGAATGCAAGGGACATCTACTGTGGATACGTGTGGTAATAGCAGGCTGCCTTGTGGTATTTCTCTCTGATGCTATTTTCTTCTTGAGTGGAGGTAGTGAGGATGTGGCCCCATGAACCGCGTAGGAAGATCAGGCGAGTCATGCCTCTGCTGCCTGCCTGTACAGCTCTTCTTTCTttgctgaaaaacaaatgattgatttttcttgtgtttttaccCATTGAGGAGCATATACTTGCAGACTTTGTTACTCAGGCAAAAGTTAGCTATGCTAAGACTACAATATACTAAGTGGACTTCATTACATTTAGGAAGGGAATATTGTAATGCCATTTTTAGCTATGGTGGGTTCTCTTTTGCCATGGTTTGTTAGCTGTATCACCTCTTCATGAAacagttttacacatttttctacCATGACTAGCTAAACAAAACCGCCAAATGTATTGTTTCACTCTCAGGGACCATGTACCTGAGCATTTTATGTGCATCCATCTGTATGTGTGAGTCTTAAAGCCTGTCTGTGAGGGGAGAATTACTGTGAAAGGGTGAGGAAAACAAATCCATTTCCTATAAGCTGAGAAAGCCACAGGGTCGCGGTTTCTTTCCGGAGGTGCAGCTGTAACCCAATACTGCCTTAGTCCCAGGTTAAAGCTCACCTCCCCTCACTGCTACCCCCTCCTGTTAAGCTCATAGTCCACCTGTTAGGAAGTCATTCATCTCTGTGTTCCCCAGAGAGAGATAACTGGATCCCCCACCTCTCACCACAGCCGCACTGATGGATACCTTTAATGGGCTTTTATTGCTTCATGTATccactctcttcctctttcttttctaaaTCTAATCTATCCCCTTTATATCTCTTTACTCCATCTGCCCATGACTTACCTCttatttgtctcttttgtgtCCATCCTCCGTATCCATTTCATGTATTCAATATTTCAGTGGTTAATGGTTCTGTTTCAGCTTTTAATGGAACTTGCTCAAAAGATGACCAGTTGCAACCTTTGTCATGTATTCTTCTCTCTCGCTGGATATATTATCATTTTCAAAGGCCTTTCAAATCACAGAATTAGAAAGAGCAATTTAAAAATTTTATGTGACTGATATCTTGACCTAAATTCATtgctatattttacatttcttgcAATAATGAAACTAAAACATTGAATGGTCATAAATATGAGCGCTTATTTGCCACCTTTGTGATATAAGATAACATAGTCCTTCATTTGTtccacagtggggaaatttccattgttacagcagcaagacagtaaagataaagatgataaataataaacatgcataaaaaataattataatatatgaagatattaacacttagactATAAAAAATTAGTTAAaagtagaatgtacattatagacagcagaatatacacagtatggacttgtTAACTCCCCTACCATGAGGACCGTAGTGGATCTCAATTGACATGGTCTTCCCAAAAGAATATCATTGTTGAAATTACAACAATGCTAAATACACATCTGTTGCTATAAACTCCATCCAAAAGTGTACTGGTGAAGTCCATCAACCTCTGGCTACACACTGGATTTTCTAGTCAGATACAGGCAAGCACACATTTCCAGGAAGACTATCAGCACAACAAATCTATTTCCTTTATGGATTTGAATACAGTGGCCACTTTGCACACAGATTGTTTTATCCTTTGATTCCAGACTTTGGCAATACCCTTTTGATCTTTTGAGAAGGTCTGGTCTTAATCAGATAAACAGCCAAGAAATTCAGTCTTTATGCCAAAATTTGTAATTATGATGTCTATACCAAACACGTTTCATATTATTGGATTCAGAATACAAAAACAACTTGtgttgcattattatttttttttgtttgattgtttgtcaTGGTTTAGATGTAAGGTCCTTGCTTAAAGCCCTTAAGACTTGCCTGGCATGTGTGGGAATTTTCGGAAAGGTTGGGTCACCCGTATAGTCTTAGAGGAGAGATTTGTG
Coding sequences within:
- the poc1b gene encoding POC1 centriolar protein homolog B isoform X2; amino-acid sequence: MATMASVMEDPTLERHFKGHKDAVTCADFSPNRKHLASGSADKSLMIWNLAPKARAYRFIGHQDVITGVHFSPSGNLVATSSKDRTVRLWKPSIKGDSTVFKAHTATVRSVAFSNDGQRLVTASDDKSVKVWSVRRQCFLYSLNQHTNWVRCARFSSDGRLITSCGDDRSVRLWDTSTKHCINCFTDYGGSATWVDFNSNGTCIASSGDDRSLKIWDLRTNKLIQHYQVHSAEINSFSFHPSDNYLISGSSDGTVKILDLLEGRLIYTLHGHKGAVMTVTFSRTGELFASGGADREVLLWRTNFDTKSYQDVLQQHSRRSTPDPPPHLSDIHPRVPHLHHPQSATIQINPVVTDTQSANPRVVELGRTFHSTTDQRIAAKCLWPGMPEWREHVPFPPTVLSVLQLSSKKDPQSHAEQQR
- the poc1b gene encoding POC1 centriolar protein homolog B isoform X1, with translation MATMASVMEDPTLERHFKGHKDAVTCADFSPNRKHLASGSADKSLMIWNLAPKARAYRFIGHQDVITGVHFSPSGNLVATSSKDRTVRLWKPSIKGDSTVFKAHTATVRSVAFSNDGQRLVTASDDKSVKVWSVRRQCFLYSLNQHTNWVRCARFSSDGRLITSCGDDRSVRLWDTSTKHCINCFTDYGGSATWVDFNSNGTCIASSGDDRSLKIWDLRTNKLIQHYQVHSAEINSFSFHPSDNYLISGSSDGTVKILDLLEGRLIYTLHGHKGAVMTVTFSRTGELFASGGADREVLLWRTNFDTKSYQDVLQQHSRRSTPDPPPHLSDIHPRVPHLHHPQSATIQINPVVTDTQSANPRVVELGRTFHSTTLLNDRTHLMPTQTAANSHHSNGLHACHAAKLRVEDGNGDRRAHRAGLAAGSQRVADRGERGRREEDEEKRKETNASEVLFGHQLRLDSILGHIVQQLDVLTQTVSVLEERLSLTEDKLKECLLHQSQILRDVRASGERQRMESQETDESPVQFTSGRPRSLSDYSTNTD